The following proteins are encoded in a genomic region of Galbibacter sp. BG1:
- a CDS encoding TonB-dependent receptor domain-containing protein, protein MTLKDYKILLVFLCIAPTLWAQYSVKGIITSLEDNTPVAGVEIYDHLSQQLVRSNSDGFYQLNNLKPGKHLFTVFSYEYRIVEDTLSIYGNMIKNYELEQLNEQLSEVVVTRQKEKVFALKKLRNVEGTAIYAGKKSEVIDMDQIIGNTAANNPRQIYSQVVGLNIYENGDAGLQLNIGGRGLDPNRTANFNTRQNGYDISADVLGYPESYYTPPAEALSEIQVVRGAASLQYGTQFGGLVNFKMKKPNPNKKIELVSRQTLGSYGLFTSFNSIGGTVGDFEYYTFFNYKQGDGFRPNSQFNSRNFYNHIGYRFSENTKISFETTLLNYIAKQPGGLTDAQFEEDPTFSNRYRNWFEVDWKLFSLLFEHQFSSKTDFSLNVFGLDASRDALGFRENRVDQPDEGTSPRDFISGKFKNWGAEARLLHRYKIADKDAVFLIGSKYYQANNSEKQGPGSANADPDFNFYTEEYPNYPRQSDFTFPNRNVSVFGENIFNITEAFSVTPGFRFEYIKTESEGTYKNIILDLAGNPILNETLEDDRVFDRNFILLGLGLSYKPNTSIEFYGNVSQNYRSVTYNDIRVVNPSFTIDPNITDEDGYTADLGVRGKLANVISYDLSAYFLSYNNRIGVISRKISDVEEKRFRGNIGDAIIYGVETFADWDMASTFLKNTNQWQLNLFTNMAFTNSEYISSQEQNVKGNEVEFVPHVNLKTGLRFGYKNLQGSLQYTYLSNQYTDATNAPRDFTSSSGIIGEIPAYDIMDISFAYSYKKWKLETGVNNVLDNSYFTRRATGYPGPGILPAEPLTWYTTLQFKW, encoded by the coding sequence ATGACATTAAAGGATTATAAAATATTATTGGTATTTCTATGTATAGCACCAACCCTTTGGGCGCAATATTCTGTTAAAGGGATTATTACATCCTTAGAGGATAACACTCCCGTGGCTGGAGTGGAAATTTACGATCATCTTTCCCAGCAATTGGTTAGATCCAATAGCGACGGGTTTTATCAGCTAAACAATTTAAAACCAGGCAAACATCTATTTACTGTATTCTCATACGAATATAGAATCGTGGAGGATACCCTTTCCATCTATGGGAATATGATCAAAAACTATGAGCTCGAGCAACTCAATGAGCAACTTTCTGAGGTGGTCGTTACCCGGCAAAAAGAAAAAGTTTTTGCTTTAAAGAAATTAAGAAATGTAGAGGGTACAGCAATTTACGCCGGAAAGAAAAGTGAGGTAATAGATATGGATCAAATTATTGGAAATACCGCGGCCAATAATCCGAGACAGATTTATTCGCAGGTTGTTGGGTTGAATATCTATGAAAATGGTGATGCCGGACTTCAATTAAATATCGGTGGACGAGGACTTGATCCTAACAGAACTGCCAACTTTAATACACGACAAAATGGATATGATATCAGTGCCGATGTGCTTGGGTACCCAGAAAGTTACTACACGCCGCCTGCCGAAGCCTTAAGCGAAATACAGGTAGTACGTGGGGCTGCTTCCCTTCAATATGGAACACAGTTTGGCGGACTCGTAAATTTTAAAATGAAAAAACCGAATCCCAATAAAAAAATTGAACTAGTGTCTAGACAAACTTTAGGATCTTACGGTTTGTTTACTAGTTTTAATAGCATTGGTGGAACCGTTGGCGATTTTGAGTATTACACTTTTTTTAATTATAAGCAGGGAGACGGATTTAGACCGAATTCGCAATTTAATTCCCGCAATTTTTATAATCATATCGGGTACCGTTTTTCAGAAAATACCAAAATTAGTTTTGAAACGACCTTACTGAATTATATCGCAAAACAACCCGGCGGACTAACAGATGCTCAATTTGAAGAAGACCCCACTTTTAGCAATCGCTACAGGAATTGGTTTGAAGTAGACTGGAAACTTTTCTCTTTGCTTTTCGAGCATCAATTTTCTTCTAAAACAGACTTTAGTTTGAATGTTTTTGGTTTGGATGCTTCCCGAGATGCACTTGGGTTTAGGGAAAATCGTGTGGATCAACCCGATGAAGGAACCTCCCCTCGGGATTTTATTTCAGGAAAATTTAAGAATTGGGGAGCAGAAGCACGCCTTTTACACCGCTATAAAATTGCTGATAAAGATGCAGTATTCTTAATCGGTTCAAAATATTACCAAGCAAATAATTCAGAAAAACAAGGTCCAGGAAGTGCAAATGCCGATCCCGATTTTAATTTTTATACTGAAGAATACCCAAACTATCCGAGACAATCAGACTTTACATTTCCAAACCGAAATGTTTCCGTATTTGGTGAAAACATTTTTAATATTACAGAAGCTTTTTCGGTAACTCCCGGCTTTCGTTTTGAATATATAAAAACAGAAAGTGAGGGAACTTATAAGAATATTATTTTAGACCTTGCTGGAAATCCTATTTTAAACGAAACATTAGAGGACGATAGGGTTTTCGATAGGAATTTTATCTTGCTTGGATTGGGTTTAAGTTATAAACCGAATACTTCGATTGAATTCTATGGAAATGTCTCCCAAAATTATAGATCGGTAACCTACAACGACATCCGTGTGGTAAACCCTTCGTTTACAATAGATCCAAATATTACGGATGAAGATGGGTATACAGCAGATCTTGGGGTAAGAGGTAAATTGGCGAACGTAATTTCATATGATCTAAGCGCCTACTTCTTATCTTATAATAACCGGATTGGGGTAATCAGTAGAAAAATAAGTGATGTTGAAGAAAAAAGATTTCGAGGGAATATTGGCGATGCCATTATTTACGGTGTTGAGACTTTTGCAGATTGGGACATGGCTTCTACATTCTTGAAAAACACCAATCAATGGCAATTAAATTTGTTTACCAATATGGCGTTTACAAACTCTGAATATATAAGCTCTCAAGAACAAAATGTAAAGGGAAACGAAGTAGAGTTTGTGCCGCATGTAAATTTAAAAACCGGTCTAAGGTTTGGATATAAGAACTTACAAGGGAGTTTGCAATATACCTATTTGTCTAATCAATATACCGATGCCACCAACGCGCCACGGGACTTTACAAGTTCGTCAGGTATAATTGGTGAGATTCCAGCTTATGACATCATGGACATCTCGTTCGCCTACTCATACAAAAAATGGAAATTGGAAACTGGAGTAAACAATGTTTTGGATAACAGTTATTTTACCAGAAGAGCCACTGGGTATCCCGGCCCTGGTATTTTGCCAGCCGAACCGTTAACTTGGTATACCACCCTGCAATTTAAATGGTAG
- a CDS encoding hydroxymethylglutaryl-CoA lyase translates to MEKVKIIECPRDAMQGIKTFIPTEKKVQYIQALLRCGFDTIDFGSFVSPKAIPQMVDTAEVLSQLDLSSTESKLLAIVANVRGAEDACKHREIDYLGYPFSISENFQMRNTHKTIAESIEVLSEILEHAYKSNKRVVAYLSMGFGNPYGDPWNVDIVGEWTEKLSGMGVEILSLSDTVGTSNPETIDYLFSNLIPSYSNIEFGAHLHTTPSTWFEKVNAAYNAGCRRFDGAIQGFGGCPMAADELTGNMPTEKLVSFTNSQKASANIKAMSFESAYNEALKLFKNYH, encoded by the coding sequence GTGGAAAAAGTCAAAATCATAGAATGTCCGCGCGATGCCATGCAGGGAATTAAAACTTTTATTCCTACGGAAAAAAAAGTGCAGTACATCCAAGCATTGCTACGTTGTGGTTTCGATACGATTGATTTTGGTAGTTTTGTTTCTCCAAAAGCGATTCCGCAAATGGTAGACACAGCCGAAGTTTTGTCGCAACTGGATCTTTCTTCTACCGAAAGTAAGTTGCTGGCAATAGTGGCCAATGTTCGTGGAGCCGAGGATGCGTGCAAACATAGGGAAATCGATTATTTAGGTTATCCCTTTTCCATTTCAGAGAATTTTCAAATGCGAAATACCCACAAAACCATAGCGGAGAGTATTGAAGTTTTATCCGAGATCCTAGAGCATGCATATAAAAGCAACAAGCGGGTGGTCGCTTATTTATCCATGGGGTTTGGTAATCCTTATGGCGATCCATGGAATGTTGATATCGTGGGGGAGTGGACTGAGAAGCTTTCTGGAATGGGAGTAGAAATTCTCTCACTTTCTGATACTGTGGGAACCTCCAACCCCGAAACCATAGATTATCTCTTTTCTAATTTAATACCATCATATTCTAACATTGAATTTGGGGCTCATTTACATACCACTCCTTCTACTTGGTTTGAAAAGGTAAATGCTGCCTACAATGCGGGCTGTAGACGGTTTGATGGGGCTATTCAAGGATTTGGGGGGTGCCCGATGGCAGCAGATGAACTTACCGGAAATATGCCAACGGAAAAATTAGTTTCCTTCACCAATTCTCAAAAAGCTTCAGCCAATATAAAGGCAATGAGCTTTGAAAGTGCTTATAATGAAGCGCTTAAATTATTCAAGAATTATCATTAA
- a CDS encoding DUF4856 domain-containing protein produces MKSTLIKSLAVSTLILASCSNDDDNMGGNETPEVTAPATYTFERGSESTVSFSGQTTRIAMAAELTGAMMDFDNISEELLLNMYTNENNPFSEASLNESTKNIKSKVAASAAYFATNTVLSNKIKADLESSLKAQVNEVAPNKEVIASKGVAGQIAATGSTKLRYVSATGLEYNQVFAKSLIGGLMLDQVLNNYLSNDVLDEGDNQANNDNDVVEEGATYTTMEHKWDEAYGYVYGASQDPANPNTTLGDDSFLNNYLGRLEADEDFQGIAADVFNAFKLGRAAIVAKNYVVRDEQADIIQEKLSLVPAVRAVHYLMGGKAAIEAEDYGSAFHELSEGYGFVYSLQFTHNPETNAPYFSNEEVEGFIAQLMEGENGLWDVSPEVLEEISVKIAAKFNFTLEQA; encoded by the coding sequence ATGAAATCAACTTTAATTAAATCTTTAGCGGTGTCTACTTTAATTTTGGCATCTTGTTCTAACGATGACGATAACATGGGAGGGAATGAAACTCCTGAAGTAACCGCGCCAGCAACCTATACCTTTGAAAGAGGAAGTGAAAGTACTGTAAGTTTTTCTGGACAAACCACCAGAATTGCAATGGCAGCAGAATTAACTGGAGCTATGATGGATTTCGATAATATTTCAGAAGAGCTGTTGTTGAATATGTATACCAATGAAAACAATCCGTTTTCTGAAGCTTCCTTGAACGAGTCTACAAAAAATATCAAGAGCAAAGTAGCCGCTTCGGCTGCGTATTTTGCTACCAATACTGTGTTAAGCAACAAAATTAAGGCCGATCTGGAGTCCTCTTTAAAAGCACAGGTAAACGAGGTGGCGCCAAATAAAGAAGTAATCGCATCCAAAGGGGTTGCTGGGCAAATTGCAGCAACTGGTTCTACAAAATTGAGATATGTTAGTGCTACAGGATTAGAGTACAATCAAGTATTCGCTAAATCTTTAATAGGAGGCCTAATGCTAGACCAAGTGCTTAACAATTATTTGAGCAACGATGTTTTAGACGAAGGGGATAACCAAGCCAATAACGATAATGATGTGGTTGAGGAAGGTGCAACCTACACTACTATGGAGCATAAATGGGACGAAGCTTATGGTTATGTTTATGGAGCTTCCCAAGATCCTGCAAACCCTAATACTACCTTGGGAGACGATTCTTTCTTAAATAATTATTTGGGGAGACTGGAAGCAGACGAAGATTTTCAAGGGATTGCTGCCGATGTTTTTAATGCCTTTAAATTGGGGAGAGCTGCTATTGTAGCAAAAAACTACGTGGTTCGCGACGAGCAAGCGGATATTATTCAAGAAAAACTATCTTTGGTGCCCGCAGTTAGAGCAGTTCATTATTTAATGGGTGGTAAAGCGGCCATCGAGGCAGAAGACTATGGAAGTGCTTTTCATGAACTTTCTGAAGGATATGGGTTTGTTTATAGTTTACAGTTTACCCACAATCCAGAAACCAATGCTCCATATTTTTCAAATGAAGAGGTAGAAGGTTTCATTGCTCAGCTTATGGAAGGTGAAAATGGGTTATGGGATGTTTCTCCAGAAGTTTTGGAAGAAATTTCAGTTAAGATTGCCGCAAAATTTAACTTTACGCTAGAGCAAGCTTAA
- a CDS encoding HTTM domain-containing protein: MNNSIKRYFNAYTETVPLAVFRIFFGVMMFLSILRFWSKGWIDQLYIQPKFFFSYYGFEWVKPLGNFTYVLFAICALAALAVALGYKYRMAIVLFFLSFTYIELMDKTTYLNHYYFISLLSFLMIFLPANAYFSIDARKGQSYGKVPKWTIDSIKLLLAIVYIYAGLAKLNSDWLLRAMPLKIWLPTQYDLPFIGTLLKQDWALHLLSWCGAAYDLFIPFFLLNKKTRPYAFAAVVVFHVLTRIFFPIGMFPFIMIVSALIFFDASVHKRIINSIKYFFRINKTPKTASKLKIKNNRLVLSFLAVFFFIQLLLPWRYLLYPGELFWTEEGFRFSWRVMLIEKTGYAQFKVVDGKTGKWFYVDNSDFLTPFQEKEMAAQADFILEYAHFLGKHFASQGHKNLEVYVDSFVTLNGRRSEKFIDNTVNLLTIKESFQHKDWILPFKDDIKGL; encoded by the coding sequence ATGAATAATTCCATCAAACGTTATTTTAATGCCTATACGGAGACCGTCCCACTGGCGGTCTTTCGTATTTTTTTTGGTGTAATGATGTTTTTAAGCATTCTGCGTTTCTGGAGTAAAGGGTGGATCGATCAACTTTACATTCAACCCAAATTCTTTTTCTCTTACTACGGTTTTGAGTGGGTAAAGCCCTTGGGAAATTTTACATATGTATTGTTTGCCATATGCGCTTTGGCAGCCTTGGCCGTAGCATTGGGATATAAATACAGAATGGCAATTGTGTTGTTTTTTTTGAGCTTCACCTATATCGAATTAATGGATAAGACCACCTACCTTAACCATTATTATTTTATCTCCCTGCTCAGTTTTTTAATGATTTTTTTACCGGCAAATGCCTATTTTTCCATTGATGCCAGAAAAGGGCAGTCTTACGGAAAAGTTCCAAAATGGACCATAGATAGCATTAAGCTCTTATTGGCCATAGTATATATTTACGCAGGTCTCGCAAAATTAAACAGCGATTGGTTGCTAAGGGCAATGCCCTTAAAAATTTGGTTGCCTACACAGTATGATTTGCCGTTTATAGGTACTTTATTAAAGCAAGATTGGGCTTTACATCTGTTGAGTTGGTGTGGAGCCGCTTACGATTTATTCATTCCATTTTTTCTGCTGAATAAAAAAACCCGGCCGTATGCGTTCGCGGCGGTAGTTGTTTTTCATGTGCTTACGCGTATCTTCTTTCCCATAGGAATGTTTCCTTTTATTATGATTGTAAGTGCTTTGATATTTTTCGATGCGAGTGTCCATAAAAGAATTATAAATAGCATCAAATACTTCTTCAGAATAAATAAAACACCGAAAACGGCTTCTAAACTTAAAATCAAGAACAACCGATTGGTACTTTCATTTCTTGCTGTATTCTTTTTTATACAGTTGCTGCTACCATGGCGTTATTTGCTATATCCTGGAGAGTTGTTCTGGACGGAAGAAGGCTTTCGTTTTTCTTGGCGGGTCATGCTCATAGAAAAAACAGGGTATGCGCAATTTAAAGTGGTCGATGGAAAAACGGGAAAATGGTTCTATGTGGATAATAGCGATTTTCTAACGCCTTTTCAAGAAAAAGAAATGGCGGCTCAAGCTGATTTTATCTTGGAGTATGCCCATTTTCTGGGGAAACACTTTGCCAGCCAAGGCCATAAAAACCTAGAGGTCTATGTAGACAGTTTTGTAACCCTTAACGGGAGACGAAGCGAGAAATTTATAGACAACACCGTCAATTTACTAACTATTAAAGAATCATTCCAACATAAAGATTGGATTTTACCTTTTAAAGATGACATTAAAGGATTATAA
- a CDS encoding HAD family hydrolase, with the protein MTKDHFIFDMDGVIMDSEPAHKEVLEKVFGELNLEFSDAYHQTLVGMAAVPMWEKIKSDFKIETNARELMNFHKEIFFVEVEHLNIQPVTGVVSLIKKLKEMDFHLSLASSSSLKLIKRFVHELGIESYFDYLVSGESLERSKPFPDIFLKVAKNYKKDPSHFVVIEDSKNGVKAAKAAGMMCIGYKNPNSGNQDLSEADIVIESFTKLTPQVITKITS; encoded by the coding sequence TTGACAAAAGATCATTTTATTTTTGATATGGACGGTGTTATTATGGATAGCGAACCGGCTCATAAAGAAGTTTTGGAGAAGGTTTTTGGAGAACTTAATCTAGAGTTTTCTGATGCCTATCATCAAACATTGGTGGGGATGGCAGCAGTGCCTATGTGGGAAAAGATAAAATCTGACTTCAAAATTGAAACCAATGCCCGCGAATTGATGAATTTTCATAAAGAAATATTCTTTGTGGAGGTGGAACATCTCAATATTCAGCCTGTTACAGGAGTGGTCTCGTTAATTAAAAAGCTAAAAGAAATGGACTTCCACTTATCTTTGGCGTCCTCTTCTTCTTTGAAACTGATTAAAAGGTTTGTTCATGAATTGGGTATAGAATCTTATTTTGATTATCTCGTAAGTGGAGAATCCTTGGAGCGAAGTAAGCCTTTTCCCGACATTTTCTTGAAAGTTGCCAAAAATTATAAAAAGGATCCTTCGCACTTTGTGGTTATTGAAGATAGTAAAAACGGTGTTAAGGCTGCCAAGGCGGCTGGTATGATGTGTATTGGGTATAAAAATCCGAATTCTGGGAATCAAGATCTATCTGAGGCCGATATTGTTATAGAAAGTTTTACTAAATTAACTCCACAAGTAATTACCAAAATTACCTCCTAG
- a CDS encoding imelysin family protein, translated as MKLNKWIGVVCTLFIIACSSDGSEDVDNPGGEEGSFNRKAILTNWADNFIIPNYKLYSGATLELTAATEAFVEENNTANLSVLRGAFKNTYKSWQKVSMFEIGEAEKIQLRNFTNIYPTNAVNIDAKTSGAQEYNLELPSSYAEQGFPALDYLLYGTGETDEEVVSYFTTNENANDYLMAVSARIKTLADQVLNSWENGYRDSYVNNDSDAVNASFNKTVNAYISYYERFLRSGKIGIPAGALSGNKFPERVEAYYANNFSKELYMEALKATTNFYKGGSGASLYSALKDLDQQILADDILKQFDLIQSESDKLKDSFSTEVETNNNALIALRDMLQINTILFKNDMVSAMNVTISYQDNDGD; from the coding sequence ATGAAATTAAACAAATGGATAGGCGTAGTATGTACTTTGTTTATTATTGCCTGTAGTTCAGACGGAAGTGAAGATGTAGATAATCCAGGAGGTGAAGAGGGCAGTTTTAACAGAAAAGCGATTTTAACCAATTGGGCAGATAATTTTATAATTCCCAACTATAAGTTGTACTCTGGTGCGACGTTGGAGTTAACAGCTGCAACCGAGGCCTTTGTAGAGGAAAATAATACAGCAAACTTATCCGTTCTTAGAGGTGCTTTTAAAAATACTTATAAGAGTTGGCAAAAGGTTTCAATGTTTGAAATTGGGGAAGCCGAAAAAATTCAGCTTAGAAACTTTACCAATATCTATCCTACCAACGCCGTAAATATCGATGCAAAAACAAGCGGAGCTCAGGAATACAATTTGGAGCTGCCGTCTTCTTATGCAGAGCAAGGTTTTCCAGCGTTAGACTATCTTTTATACGGTACCGGGGAAACAGATGAAGAAGTGGTGTCTTATTTTACTACCAACGAAAATGCGAATGACTATTTAATGGCTGTTTCTGCGAGGATTAAAACTTTGGCAGATCAGGTGTTGAACTCTTGGGAGAATGGTTACCGTGATAGCTACGTAAATAACGATAGTGATGCAGTGAATGCTTCGTTCAATAAAACGGTAAACGCTTATATCTCTTATTACGAAAGATTTTTGAGAAGTGGTAAAATTGGTATTCCGGCCGGAGCCCTTTCGGGTAATAAATTTCCAGAGCGTGTGGAAGCATACTATGCAAATAATTTTTCGAAAGAATTGTATATGGAGGCTTTAAAAGCAACCACCAATTTTTACAAGGGTGGAAGCGGTGCAAGTCTGTACAGTGCGTTAAAAGATCTGGACCAACAAATTTTGGCAGACGATATTCTAAAGCAGTTTGATCTTATTCAAAGTGAAAGCGATAAATTAAAAGATAGCTTTTCTACGGAAGTAGAGACCAATAATAACGCGCTTATCGCGTTGAGGGATATGCTTCAAATAAACACAATTTTGTTTAAAAACGATATGGTTTCTGCTATGAATGTTACCATTTCGTATCAAGACAATGATGGGGATTAA